The segment TGCGGGTCCCGGACAGCGCAAAGCATCCCCATGGTCGGGGACAGTGGACGGCACCACCGGGCACTGCGGGCGGGACGCAGAGGCGAAGACCTGCAGGCGCACCACCGGGTCAGCGCCGCGGGACACGAGCAGCGCGTCGAACGTGATGCCCCGGTAAGGCAGAGGGGGAATCTCCAGATAGTCAAGCTGGTTGTCGGCCATGTACAGCACTTCAGCGGGCCGGAGATCATTCACGGCATACAGGAAGTGGAAATCAGGAACAGTGGTTTCGGGCAGGGGAATCACGCCACAGCTGCCCAGCAGGGGGAGCAGCAACAGAAGCTTCAATTTGTGCACAGCTCACGTTAGGGGACAGATGTGCCGGTCGATGCCTCACATGAGGTGCCCCCTCCAGACTGACGCGCCGTCTACCCTTCCAGGCGCTGCACGCTGCTGCCCGCCACGCTCTTGGTGACCAGCAGGCGGCTGGGCAGACGCTCGGAGAGGCTCTCAACGTGCGTGACCACGCCCACCATGCGGCCCTGGGTGCGCAGGTTTTCCAGAGCCCCGGCCACTGCATCCAGCGCCTGCGGGTCCAGCGTGCCGAAGCCCTCATCCAGAAACAGGGCGCCCAGAATCCTGTTGCCGGCCAGATAGTCCGACAGCGCGATGGCCAGCGACAGCGAGGCCAGGAAGGTCTCCCCGCCCGACAGGGTCTTCACGCCGCGTACCTCACCGGCGTTCCATAGGTCCTGCACCACGTACTCGCCGCTGGCCAGGGCCAGCCGGTAACGCCCGTCACTGATCTCGTGCAGCAGGATGCCGGCGCGGGTCAGCAGCTGGGCTTCAACTTCCGCCAGCAGATATTGCTGAAATTCGTTGGCTTTCAGGGTGCCGGTCAGGGTCTGCCAGGTGTCGAGGTGGCGGCCCGCCTCGGCGGCCTGGATCTCGATCTCGGCCTTGCGTTCCAGGCGTTCGTGCAGGGCGCGTTCCTGCTCGGCCAGGCGGCCGGCCTGCTCACGGGCGTTTTGCAACTCGGCCTCGGTGGCGGTCAGTTCACGCGTCACATGCGTCAGTTCGGCCGGGTCGTAGGGTGCGGCGCCCAGCTGACGGTCCAGGTCTGCCAGGGCTTCCTGCAACTGCGCGATCTGGGCCGTGTGCGTGCGTGCAGCTTCCTCCAGAGCCACGATCTCACGCTCCTCCAGACCGGCGTGGCGGGCCTGCTCAGCACTGAGCCTCAGGCTGCTCAGGGCCACGTGCAGCGCCGACTGTGCTTCCTGGGCATCGGCATCACGGCGCGCGGCACCCGACTGCGCCGCGCCCAGCGTGGCATTGGCCGCGGCAGCATCACCCTGAGCACGGGCCAGGGCACTCTGGGCAGCCTGAACCCGCGTCCGCAGGCCCTGGATCTCGGCCAGCAGGGTCCGGCGGGCCCCGGCCGGATCATTCCCAGCCTCCCGGACACGGGCCGCCAGCCCGGCAAGCAGGCGCAGGGCCTCGGTCTGGGGGTCACCGGGAAGAAGGGCTTCTGCACCGTGAAGGTCGGTCTCGCGCTGGCGCAGCTGGGCTTCCCAGTCGGCGTTCTCCTGGCGCTTTTCCTCCAGCCACTTCTGACGGGTGGCCAGCTGTGAGCGCAGGTCACTGAAGCGGGTGCGGCGCTCCTGAAGCGTGGCGTTCAGGGCTGTCACGCGGTCTTCCAGGGCACCGAGATTCACGACCGGGGCGTTGGGAAGATGGTGGACCGTCTGGCCACACAGGGGGCAGTCGTCTCCCGCATGCAGGTGTGCGCGGTGCGAGGCGAGACCGGCTTCCAGGCGGGCCGCCTCCAGTGCCTGCTGCGCGGCTTCCAGGTCCACCTTGGCAGATCTGCCCTCCCGCTCGACGCGGTCACGTTCGGCAGCCTCGCGGGCCTGAGTCTGCTCCTCGGCCTGGAGGCGGGCGCGGGCCGCAGCCAGCGCCGTCTTCTCCGTTTCAATCTGCACGCGTTCCACCCGCAGGCGTTCGGCCTTCTGGGCGGCCTCACGGGCCGCGAAATGCGCGTCCTCGTCCCACGGCAGCGGGCTTGGATGGGTGGTCTGCGGCGTGCCTCCCGCCCGGCGCAGGCGGGCAGCGTCGGCCTCGGCCTCGCGCAGCGCTCCCTCGCGGGCCTCAAGTTCCGGAATTCCTGACTCGGCCTGCTGGGCAGCCTGCAGCGCGGTTTGCGCCTGAGCGGCTGCCGCCCCTGCCACCCGCGCGGCCTCCTGGGCGCGGGTCAGTTCGCGGGCTTCACGCTCCTGGGCAATGCGGGCGCGCTCGGCTGCGTCCAGCAGGGGCAGGACCCCGGCCACCCGCCGCGCCCGCGCCGCACGCTCGGCACCCTCCTGCACGCTGGCAGCCCGGGCTTCCAGGCTGCCCAGGCGGCGCAGGGCGTCCTCACGGGCACGCCAGACTTTTTCCTGGTCACGCAGGCGGTGCTGCTGGCTCAGCAGCCGCTCACGGGTGTCGGTCAGGCGTTCGGCGTGCGCGTCGGTCTCCTCACGCCGGGCGCGCAGGGCCGCTGCGGCCTCGGGCGAGACCCCAGCGTATTCCCCGTCCAGCAGCGTGTTCAGGGTCTGCGACTGATGCTTGAGTTCCTTGGTGCGGTCCGACGCCACGCGCTGCATGGCCTGTACGTGGTCCAGTCCGGTCAGCTCGCCCAGGAGTGCCTGCCGGTCCTTCCCGGAACCGTGCAGCAGCCTGGAGAACTCGCCCTGCGGCAGCATCACGCTGCGGGTGAAGGTCCGGAAGTCCAGACCAACCGCCTGACGGATGCGCTCGTTGACCCCCTTCATGCCGCCCTCGGACAGGTTGGTCCAGCGCCCGTCGTCGTCCAGGCGCTCGAACCGCACCTCGTTCTCGGCCTGCTTGCGGCCCTTGGTCCGCGAGGCGCGGTAGGTACAGCCTCCGGCCTCGAAGGTGAGCGACACGTTCAGGCCCCGCTCGCCCTGTGAGATCAGTGCGTCCAGTCCGCTGCCTCCCAACCTCTCGGTGTGGCCGTACAGCGCAAATGTCATGGCGTCGAGCAGGCTGCTCTTGCCGCTGCCGGTAGGGCCGACCAGCGCAAACAGTTCCAGATCGGTGAAATCCAGGGTCGTGTACTGCCGGAAGGCCGTGAATCCCTGCAGGTCCAGCTTGACGGGCCTCATAGCACCTCTTCCTCGGTGCGGGCCGCCTCGTCGGCCTGCCGGAAGGCGGCGCGCAGGTCCTCGGGCAGCTCGCCGCGCCGTTCCTGGTGGTAGCGCTCGTACAGGTCAAGCAGACTCAGGCCTTCACGCCGGAGATCCGGCGCGAGCAGATCCTCCTGGGCAGCGTCAAGATCCACCGCCAGAGTGTTGGGCGCCACCCGCAGCACCCGGTCCTTCAGGCCTGGCAGGGCCGTGCCGGCTGGGGCGCGCACCACCACCTTGAGCAGGCCAGGAAAGTCTTTCAGAGCGTCCAGCCGGGCCTCGACGTTTTCCAGGTCCACCCGGACGGTCCGCAGTTCCCGGCCGCTGGCCAGCGGCACCGGATGCACTTGCGCGGGCCGCCCGGGCGAGACCTCGACCAGATTGACCTGCTTTTTCTCGCCGCCCTCGCCGAAGTCCAGCTGAATGACGCTGCCGGGATAGCAGGCCAGCGGCGCGTCGGAAACGGTCTGAGGCTTGTGAATATGTCCGAGCGCCACGTACTGTGCGCCGGCCGGCAGTTGCAGCCCCGACAGCGTGTACTGGTTGGTCAGGTCAAACTGAATGGTGCGCTCGCTGCCGCTGGGCACGGCG is part of the Deinococcus malanensis genome and harbors:
- a CDS encoding AAA family ATPase, whose translation is MRPVKLDLQGFTAFRQYTTLDFTDLELFALVGPTGSGKSSLLDAMTFALYGHTERLGGSGLDALISQGERGLNVSLTFEAGGCTYRASRTKGRKQAENEVRFERLDDDGRWTNLSEGGMKGVNERIRQAVGLDFRTFTRSVMLPQGEFSRLLHGSGKDRQALLGELTGLDHVQAMQRVASDRTKELKHQSQTLNTLLDGEYAGVSPEAAAALRARREETDAHAERLTDTRERLLSQQHRLRDQEKVWRAREDALRRLGSLEARAASVQEGAERAARARRVAGVLPLLDAAERARIAQEREARELTRAQEAARVAGAAAAQAQTALQAAQQAESGIPELEAREGALREAEADAARLRRAGGTPQTTHPSPLPWDEDAHFAAREAAQKAERLRVERVQIETEKTALAAARARLQAEEQTQAREAAERDRVEREGRSAKVDLEAAQQALEAARLEAGLASHRAHLHAGDDCPLCGQTVHHLPNAPVVNLGALEDRVTALNATLQERRTRFSDLRSQLATRQKWLEEKRQENADWEAQLRQRETDLHGAEALLPGDPQTEALRLLAGLAARVREAGNDPAGARRTLLAEIQGLRTRVQAAQSALARAQGDAAAANATLGAAQSGAARRDADAQEAQSALHVALSSLRLSAEQARHAGLEEREIVALEEAARTHTAQIAQLQEALADLDRQLGAAPYDPAELTHVTRELTATEAELQNAREQAGRLAEQERALHERLERKAEIEIQAAEAGRHLDTWQTLTGTLKANEFQQYLLAEVEAQLLTRAGILLHEISDGRYRLALASGEYVVQDLWNAGEVRGVKTLSGGETFLASLSLAIALSDYLAGNRILGALFLDEGFGTLDPQALDAVAGALENLRTQGRMVGVVTHVESLSERLPSRLLVTKSVAGSSVQRLEG
- a CDS encoding exonuclease SbcCD subunit D — encoded protein: MRVLHTADFHAGRNLRGYDRTPEVHDALNEIAALAKSERVDAVLVSGDLFDTGNPSADAEHAVFDFFLRLRDAGIPGVVIAGNHDSAARLDSVTGLLGWVGIQAVAQPTANPVQMVRHLETRSGETLTVGALPYLSERRLVKAADLLGGDTGAWRQKYREGMGFFLRRLGEGFRPGSVNMLMMHATLDGAVPSGSERTIQFDLTNQYTLSGLQLPAGAQYVALGHIHKPQTVSDAPLACYPGSVIQLDFGEGGEKKQVNLVEVSPGRPAQVHPVPLASGRELRTVRVDLENVEARLDALKDFPGLLKVVVRAPAGTALPGLKDRVLRVAPNTLAVDLDAAQEDLLAPDLRREGLSLLDLYERYHQERRGELPEDLRAAFRQADEAARTEEEVL